The genomic window ATACTGCGGTGAAAAACGGGGCTAACACGGTTAATAACATTGATTTTTCGGTTTCAGACCCAATACTTTACTATAACAAGGCTTTAGCAAGTGCAGTACAAAACGCCTTGTTAAAAGCACAAACAATTGCCGGTTCACTTGGAGTAACCCTTATCAAAACTCCCAGGCAAGTAATTGAGGAAAGCCAAGCGCCAAAACCGATTCCCTTTTTTACAACAGCTATGGTAAAAGGTGTCTCAACTGTTCCAATTGAAGCAGGCAAGTTAACGATCTCTGCTGTTGTTCGTGCTGAATATCAGTACTTCTATTGAATGGACCTTTTAAGATGAGAGAAGATTTTTTCTGCAATAAAATAACCGGTTCATATGAATGAACCGGTTGTCATCTAAAAAATATAAAGCCGCTGTTGCCGCCGATCAATATGGAGTTTCAAAACCTGCTCCACCAGGTGGGTGTCCGCAAAAACGTTCGCAGCGTCCTCAAGCCAAGGTGGGAGGCATGCCGTTCCGGTTTTGATGTAGGACTCCCTTTAATAAGTCAAAGGTTGAAACTTCATACACTAACGAACAACTCAGCCTTAAGTATTTACTATTCTACAGAATCACTTGCAGATTTGCAAGTGATAAAAATTGGTTTTAAATCCTTTCACTTCCCGAAATTTCTTAATTTTACTAAGCCCGGGAAACGTAAGAGCCATCTTCTGTGTTGATGATAAGACGGTCGCCTTGGTTCACAAAGAACGGAACTTGAACAACTAAACCTGTTTCAAGAGTTGCTGGTTTTGATCCGCCTGAAGCTGTGTCACCTTTAATGCCAGGCTCTGTTGCTATTACTTCAAGTTCAACTGTGTTCGGCAATTCAATTCCGAGTGTCTCTCCCTGGAACATCATAATATATACTTCCATATTTTCTTTCAAAAACTTTAATTCATGTTCAATTGAAGAAGCAGGCAATTCAATTTGCTCATAAGTTTCGTTATCCATGAACACATGCTGGTCGCCGTTTGCATAGAGGTATTGCATTTTGCGGTTATCGATCTGTGCCCGCTCCACTTTTTCACCGGCACGGAACGTTTTTTCCTGAATCGCACCAGTTCGAAGGTTGCGAAGTTTGGAACGTACAAATGCAGCGCCTTTTCCCGGTTTTACGTGTTGGAATTCAAGAACACGCCAAATTCCCCCGTCTACTTCAATTGTTAATCCTGTACGAAAATCGTTCACAGAAATCATGTTAAGTTTCCTCCTACATACATACGTTTAAAGAATAATCAGCTCTTTTGTTGAGTGAGTCAGCGTTTCATTATGATCCTTTGTTATTAATGTATCGTCTTCAATACGGACACCGCCGAGGCCAGGTATGTATATTCCCGGTTCAACGGTTACGACCATTCCCGGTTCTAATACAATATCGGACTTGATGGATAATGCAGGGCCTTCATGAACTTCCAACCCAATGCCGTGGCCTGTCGAATGCCCAAAGTTTTCTCCATAACCTTTTTCGGCAATAAAGTTTCTTGTTAAAGCATCCGCTTCTTTTCCGGTCATGCCTGGCTTTATTCCTTCCATTCCCCGTAATTGGGCCTCCAAAACAATATCGTAAATTTCTTTCAGTTTATCATCAGGTTTTCCGACAGCAACAGTCCGGGTGATATCAGAAACATATCCTTTATAATATGCTCCAAAATCAAGTGTAACAAAATCACCGGTTTCAATGATTTTTTCACTAGCTACCCCATGTGGCAGTGCAGAACGGTAACCCGATGCGACGATAATATCAAAGGATGATGATGTTGCGCCGGCTTTTCTCATAAAGAACTCGAGCTCATTCGAAACCTCCAATTCAGTAACCCCTGGACGAATAAACTCTAATATATGTTTAAAAGCGGCATCAGCAATGTCCGCTGCTTCCTTTAATATCTTAATCTCTGATTCCGTCTTAATCAAGCGCAACTTTTCAACAACACCGGATACAGGTACAAGCTCCGCTCCAACGGCTTTTTCATATGCTTTATATGATGAATAGGATAAGTGGTCCTGTTCGAATCCAAGTTTTTTAATCCCCAATTTCTTTACTTGTTCTGCCACTTCGTCAGGGATGGATCCTTTATGTTGAATAATTTCATAGCCTTCACACTGTTTTGTTGCTTGTTCAATGTAACGGAAATCTGTAATCAATTGTGCATTTCCACTACCGATTAAAACAACTCCGGCACTCCCTGTAAAATTTGTCATGTACCGGCGATTATATGGGCTTGTAATGAGTATCCCATCAATTCCAAGCTTTTCAAAGGCCGAGCGCAATTTTTCAATTTTTTTCATATGATCCTCTCTCCTTCGCTAATTCCAAAAGAGCTTCAAAAGCCAATTCATAGCCCTTTAATCCCAGCCCCACGATCTGTCCCTTTGTCACAGGGGCTGTAACCGATACATGACGAAACGACTCACGCGCATGAATGTTAGAAATATGTACTTCAATAACCGGCACTGATATCCCTGCAATTGCATCGCGAATTGCATAGCTGTAATGTGTATATGCACCTGGGTTAAAAATAATTCCATCATAGTTTTCCTCGTTCGCTTGATGAAGTCTGTCAATCAGATTTCCTTCATGGTTTGATTGAAAACAAGAAATTTCTACTCCATGCTGTTCCCCTATTTTCTTCATGCGTGTTTCAAGATCTCTCAATG from Bacillus methanolicus includes these protein-coding regions:
- the efp gene encoding elongation factor P, encoding MISVNDFRTGLTIEVDGGIWRVLEFQHVKPGKGAAFVRSKLRNLRTGAIQEKTFRAGEKVERAQIDNRKMQYLYANGDQHVFMDNETYEQIELPASSIEHELKFLKENMEVYIMMFQGETLGIELPNTVELEVIATEPGIKGDTASGGSKPATLETGLVVQVPFFVNQGDRLIINTEDGSYVSRA
- the pepQ gene encoding Xaa-Pro dipeptidase produces the protein MKKIEKLRSAFEKLGIDGILITSPYNRRYMTNFTGSAGVVLIGSGNAQLITDFRYIEQATKQCEGYEIIQHKGSIPDEVAEQVKKLGIKKLGFEQDHLSYSSYKAYEKAVGAELVPVSGVVEKLRLIKTESEIKILKEAADIADAAFKHILEFIRPGVTELEVSNELEFFMRKAGATSSSFDIIVASGYRSALPHGVASEKIIETGDFVTLDFGAYYKGYVSDITRTVAVGKPDDKLKEIYDIVLEAQLRGMEGIKPGMTGKEADALTRNFIAEKGYGENFGHSTGHGIGLEVHEGPALSIKSDIVLEPGMVVTVEPGIYIPGLGGVRIEDDTLITKDHNETLTHSTKELIIL
- the aroQ gene encoding type II 3-dehydroquinate dehydratase; this translates as MKKILLLNGPNLNLLGKREPGIYGEQTLRDLETRMKKIGEQHGVEISCFQSNHEGNLIDRLHQANEENYDGIIFNPGAYTHYSYAIRDAIAGISVPVIEVHISNIHARESFRHVSVTAPVTKGQIVGLGLKGYELAFEALLELAKERGSYEKN